A window from Variovorax sp. PBL-E5 encodes these proteins:
- a CDS encoding carboxymuconolactone decarboxylase family protein, whose translation MEQRLDFYKASPDALKALIALEVAIGKLGLEPALLDLVKLRASQINGCAFCVDMHSSDLRKKGETERRLYAVPVWRETPFFTPRERAALGWTEAITRIGETHAPDADYEALSAQFSESERVNLTLAIGVINSWNRLSIGFRKALAA comes from the coding sequence ATGGAACAACGACTCGATTTCTACAAGGCCTCGCCCGACGCCCTCAAGGCACTGATCGCGCTGGAGGTCGCCATCGGCAAGCTCGGCCTCGAGCCGGCCCTTCTCGACCTCGTCAAGCTGCGCGCCTCGCAGATCAACGGCTGCGCCTTCTGCGTCGACATGCACAGCAGCGACCTGCGCAAGAAGGGCGAGACCGAACGCCGCCTCTACGCCGTGCCGGTGTGGCGCGAGACGCCCTTCTTCACGCCGCGCGAACGCGCCGCGCTCGGCTGGACCGAGGCCATCACCCGCATCGGCGAAACGCATGCGCCCGATGCGGACTACGAAGCGCTCAGCGCTCAGTTCAGCGAAAGCGAACGGGTCAACCTGACGCTGGCGATCGGCGTGATCAACAGCTGGAACCGCCTGTCGATCGGCTTTCGCAAGGCACTCGCAGCCTGA
- a CDS encoding chloride channel protein, producing MSSINPPEPPRQAAIGRTRFHVLAPTARTVRLWIWAAVAGALAAAATMGFRWLTQQVERLATGHTGGLVEAALSLPPWHRALVCAVGGLLAGLALHVGGLWAARGKRGNRNLDYIDAARAGRVDLNDRTTLTRTLSALISVGTGASIGREGPMVQLAAWLGARLARVVAIDPEQRNAIMVCGIAAGIGSAYHAPVAGVVFVLELALGFFARHTVAPVLIASATASSLIYWLVEPKPLYAMPSVVMAPTSLGIALLAGIVFGGLGWGLLTLLEKSKSWFSHIGSLPLRLGLGGVLVGLLSAGVPQVWGNGYSVVSDVLQGGQAWQWLALVLLTKVAATALSSGSGAIGGVFTPSLFVGATAGSVIAQVASLWLPAAWVGDPRVLAVLGMAAVLSAVTHAPLMAIVMVLEMTNQFQLTVPVMLACGVAYAISTQFGVKPLYGNPIEGPR from the coding sequence ATGTCTTCCATCAATCCCCCCGAACCGCCCCGTCAAGCCGCGATCGGGCGCACCCGATTCCACGTTCTCGCGCCCACCGCGCGCACCGTCCGGCTCTGGATCTGGGCCGCCGTTGCCGGCGCGCTGGCCGCCGCGGCGACCATGGGCTTTCGGTGGCTGACGCAGCAGGTCGAGCGGCTCGCGACCGGCCACACCGGCGGACTGGTGGAGGCGGCGCTCTCGCTGCCGCCCTGGCATCGCGCGCTGGTCTGCGCGGTCGGCGGCCTGCTGGCCGGGCTGGCGCTGCACGTGGGCGGCCTCTGGGCGGCGCGCGGCAAGCGCGGCAACCGCAATCTCGACTACATCGACGCAGCGCGCGCCGGCCGCGTCGACCTGAACGACCGCACGACGCTGACGCGCACGCTGTCGGCGTTGATCTCGGTCGGCACCGGCGCCTCGATCGGTCGCGAAGGGCCGATGGTGCAGCTGGCGGCCTGGCTCGGTGCGCGGCTGGCCCGCGTGGTGGCGATCGATCCCGAGCAGCGCAACGCGATCATGGTCTGCGGCATCGCGGCCGGCATCGGATCGGCCTACCACGCGCCGGTGGCGGGCGTGGTGTTCGTGCTGGAACTGGCGCTCGGCTTCTTCGCCCGCCACACGGTGGCGCCGGTGCTGATCGCCTCGGCGACGGCGAGTTCGCTGATCTACTGGCTGGTGGAACCGAAGCCGCTCTACGCGATGCCTTCGGTGGTCATGGCGCCGACCAGCCTGGGCATCGCGCTGCTGGCCGGCATCGTGTTCGGCGGCCTCGGATGGGGGCTGCTGACGCTGCTCGAGAAAAGCAAGAGCTGGTTCTCCCACATCGGCTCGCTGCCGCTGCGGCTGGGCCTGGGTGGCGTGCTGGTCGGGCTGTTGTCGGCCGGCGTGCCGCAGGTCTGGGGCAATGGCTACAGCGTGGTCTCCGACGTGCTGCAGGGCGGCCAGGCCTGGCAGTGGCTCGCGCTGGTGCTGCTGACCAAGGTGGCGGCGACGGCGCTGAGCTCGGGCAGCGGCGCGATCGGCGGCGTGTTCACGCCGTCGCTCTTCGTCGGCGCGACGGCCGGCAGCGTGATCGCGCAGGTCGCCTCGCTGTGGCTGCCCGCAGCCTGGGTGGGCGACCCGCGCGTGCTCGCGGTGCTGGGCATGGCGGCGGTGCTGAGCGCGGTGACGCATGCGCCGCTGATGGCGATCGTGATGGTGCTGGAGATGACCAACCAGTTCCAGCTCACGGTGCCGGTCATGCTGGCCTGCGGCGTCGCCTATGCGATCAGCACGCAGTTCGGCGTCAAGCCGCTCTACGGGAACCCGATCGAAGGGCCGCGCTGA
- a CDS encoding ORF6N domain-containing protein, with the protein MSTRASDSPLQPHIESRILALREQRVMLDADLAVLCDVQTKVRVQAVKRNAERFPADFMFQLSPEEWAALRSQTVTSNTGRGGRRTAPYVFHSDERTAR; encoded by the coding sequence TTGAGCACAAGAGCCTCCGACTCACCGCTGCAACCGCACATCGAGAGCCGCATCCTGGCGCTGCGCGAACAGCGCGTGATGCTCGATGCCGATCTGGCTGTGCTCTGCGACGTGCAGACCAAGGTGCGGGTCCAGGCAGTCAAGCGCAATGCCGAACGCTTTCCAGCGGATTTCATGTTTCAGCTCTCTCCCGAGGAGTGGGCGGCTTTGAGGTCACAAACTGTGACCTCAAACACGGGCCGCGGCGGCCGGCGCACTGCGCCCTATGTGTTCCACTCGGACGAACGCACGGCCCGCTAG
- a CDS encoding N-acyl-D-amino-acid deacylase family protein, translating to MAERAQATLLEGGLVVDGTGNPGWPGDVLWVGDRIVALGEGLRQRLPEGIDPAALDTIGCHGKVIAPGFIDAHTHDDAIVMRDPLCLPKISQGITTVVTGNCGISLAPYRTAQSRPPLTLLGIDSFLHATMAEYRAAVDAAQPALNVASLVGHTTLRFATMDALDRAATGDELARMGALLDDCMKEGAHGLSSGLFYEESFAAPAEEVTALARIVARHGGVYATHLRSEMAAIIEAIHEAGDSAFDAGVPLVISHHKCAGPANWGRTRETLPLIDALGGRQDIALDVYPYVAGSTVLREDLVDGVIDILLTWSDPHPGVTGRMLADVAREWGVDQQEACRRLQPGGACYFQMNEEDVERVIAHPRTMIGSDGLPHDRHPHPRLWGAFPRVFARYWRERKLFTLEQAVHKMTGMTARNLRIADRGQLKVGAFADVVVFDPATIADTATYDRPRSASTGIERVFVNGVCAFRGTEEKPEVLARAGRMLTRAA from the coding sequence ATGGCTGAACGCGCACAGGCCACGCTGCTCGAAGGCGGCCTCGTCGTCGACGGCACGGGCAACCCGGGCTGGCCGGGCGACGTGCTGTGGGTCGGCGACCGCATCGTCGCGCTGGGCGAAGGCCTGCGCCAGCGCTTGCCCGAAGGCATCGACCCCGCCGCGCTCGACACCATCGGTTGCCATGGCAAGGTGATCGCGCCCGGCTTCATCGATGCCCACACGCACGACGACGCGATCGTGATGCGCGACCCGCTGTGCCTGCCGAAGATCTCGCAGGGCATCACGACCGTCGTCACCGGGAACTGCGGCATCTCGCTCGCGCCCTACCGCACGGCGCAGAGCCGGCCGCCGCTGACGCTGCTGGGCATCGACTCGTTCCTGCATGCGACGATGGCCGAGTACCGCGCGGCGGTGGATGCGGCGCAGCCGGCGCTCAATGTCGCCTCGCTCGTGGGCCACACCACGCTGCGCTTCGCGACCATGGATGCGCTCGACCGGGCCGCGACCGGCGACGAGCTCGCGCGCATGGGGGCCTTGCTCGACGACTGCATGAAGGAAGGCGCGCACGGCCTCTCGTCAGGACTGTTCTATGAAGAATCCTTCGCCGCGCCGGCCGAGGAAGTGACCGCGCTCGCGCGCATCGTCGCGCGCCATGGCGGCGTCTATGCGACCCATCTGCGCAGCGAGATGGCGGCCATCATCGAGGCCATCCACGAAGCCGGCGACAGCGCCTTCGATGCCGGCGTGCCCCTGGTGATCTCGCACCACAAGTGCGCCGGCCCCGCCAACTGGGGCCGCACGCGGGAGACGCTGCCGCTGATCGATGCGCTCGGCGGGCGGCAGGATATCGCGCTCGATGTCTATCCCTACGTCGCCGGCTCCACCGTGCTGCGCGAGGACCTGGTCGACGGCGTGATCGACATCCTGCTGACCTGGTCCGATCCGCATCCTGGCGTCACCGGCCGCATGCTCGCCGACGTGGCGCGCGAATGGGGCGTGGACCAGCAGGAAGCCTGCCGCCGCCTGCAGCCCGGCGGCGCCTGCTATTTCCAGATGAACGAGGAGGACGTCGAGCGGGTGATCGCGCATCCGCGCACCATGATCGGCAGCGACGGCCTGCCGCACGACCGCCATCCGCATCCGCGTCTGTGGGGCGCGTTCCCGCGCGTCTTTGCGCGCTACTGGCGCGAGCGCAAGCTCTTCACGCTGGAGCAGGCGGTGCACAAGATGACGGGGATGACGGCGCGCAACCTGCGCATCGCCGATCGCGGGCAACTGAAGGTCGGTGCGTTTGCGGATGTGGTGGTGTTCGATCCGGCGACGATTGCCGATACCGCGACCTACGACCGGCCGCGCAGTGCGAGCACGGGGATCGAGCGGGTGTTCGTGAATGGGGTTTGCGCGTTTCGGGGTACGGAGGAAAAGCCCGAGGTTCTGGCGCGTGCGGGGCGAATGTTGACGCGTGCGGCCTAG